A single region of the Enterococcus mundtii genome encodes:
- a CDS encoding DUF871 domain-containing protein, with translation MGKLGISIYPERSTFEKDKEYLDLAHKYGFKRVFTSLLQIADDKEKVLADFKKVVDYANQLEMEVMVDINPALFEQLEISYDDLSFFDEMGADGIRLDIGFTGAEEAKMTRNPYNIKIEINMSSGTNYVDNIMSYSPNTDNLLGSHNFYPHRYSGLGYDHFVACSEKFRKYNLNTMAFVNSQTADFGPWPTQDGLCSLEDHRDLEIATQVKHLMLTGLIDDISVGNAYASEEELRAMSEAFFASYPTLKVDVADDITEDERICLFDNLHSYRGDRSEYILRSTMTRIYYKDKPFPAHNTKDMTRGDVLIDNVGYGQYKGETQIALKEMKNDGRVNVVGRISDDELFLLDFLKPWSNFKLIESK, from the coding sequence ATGGGAAAATTAGGAATTTCAATTTATCCAGAACGTTCAACGTTTGAAAAGGACAAAGAATATTTAGATTTAGCACATAAATACGGATTTAAACGTGTATTCACAAGTTTATTACAAATTGCAGACGATAAAGAAAAAGTCTTAGCAGACTTTAAAAAGGTAGTCGATTATGCCAATCAATTAGAGATGGAAGTCATGGTGGATATCAATCCAGCTTTATTTGAACAGTTAGAGATCTCTTATGATGATCTATCGTTCTTTGATGAGATGGGCGCTGACGGCATTCGTCTTGATATTGGATTTACTGGAGCTGAAGAAGCAAAAATGACTCGCAATCCATACAATATCAAAATTGAGATCAACATGAGTTCAGGCACGAATTATGTTGACAATATCATGAGCTATTCGCCGAACACAGATAACTTACTAGGTTCACATAACTTTTACCCTCATCGCTATTCTGGTTTAGGATATGATCATTTTGTCGCTTGTTCGGAGAAATTCCGCAAATATAATTTGAATACGATGGCATTCGTAAATTCACAAACAGCCGACTTTGGCCCATGGCCGACACAAGACGGACTTTGTTCACTAGAAGACCATCGTGATCTTGAAATCGCGACGCAAGTCAAACACTTGATGTTGACAGGTTTGATCGATGATATCTCAGTAGGAAATGCTTATGCGAGTGAAGAGGAATTACGCGCAATGTCTGAAGCCTTCTTTGCAAGTTATCCTACATTAAAAGTGGATGTAGCAGACGATATCACAGAAGACGAACGTATTTGTCTATTCGACAACCTTCATAGTTATCGTGGAGATCGCTCAGAGTATATCTTGCGTTCCACGATGACACGCATCTATTACAAAGATAAACCATTCCCAGCGCATAATACGAAAGATATGACCCGTGGGGATGTATTGATCGATAACGTTGGTTATGGTCAATATAAAGGCGAAACACAAATTGCTTTAAAGGAAATGAAAAATGATGGGCGAGTGAATGTC